The Apus apus isolate bApuApu2 chromosome 8, bApuApu2.pri.cur, whole genome shotgun sequence genome has a window encoding:
- the CLCN2 gene encoding LOW QUALITY PROTEIN: chloride channel protein 2 (The sequence of the model RefSeq protein was modified relative to this genomic sequence to represent the inferred CDS: deleted 1 base in 1 codon), with the protein MASDSEAQRALQYEQTLMYGRYTQDLGTFAKDEAARLRLQQRHGEGGFPRLRRPSELLEYTQGRCAPCRVCTLQCQRFLISKVGEDWVFLILLGLVMALVSWAMDFAIATCLQAQKWMYGGLDTNVLLQYLAWVTYPTVLITFSAGFTQILAPQAVGSGIPEMKTILRGVVLKEYLTFKTFVAKVIGLTCALGSGMPLGKEGPFVHIASMCAALLSRFLSLFGGFYENEARNIEMLAAACAVGVGCCFAAPIGGVLFSIEVTSTFFAVRNYWRGFFAATFSAFIFRVLAVWNKDEETITALFKTRFRLDFPFDLQELPAFAVIGIASGFGGALFVYLNRKIVQFMRRQKTINRFLMKKRLLFPALVTLLISTLTFPPGFGQFMAGQLTQKDTLVTLFDNQTWAKQGISDEFEYLGILEAWRHPRSNVFVTLVVFILMKFWMSALATTIPVPCGAFMPVFVIGAAFGRLVGESMAAWFPDGIHADSNIYRIVPGGYAVVGAAALSGAVTHTVSTAVIVFELTGQISHILPVMIAVILANAVAQSLQPSLYDSIIRIKKLPYLPELGWGHHEKYNVRVEDIMVRDIRYVTLNCKYRDLQHILHGTKMKSLPLVESAESMILLGSIERAQVGALLSHQLSPQRRLQALRQKALAEDGHRLSDASIRFQISTDASSGAPSRAASRKPLKPALKRVPSGTVETPPAGTTDHSGIALKSLFCANTTAEPTEAQGTAYRKAKHVRISITEEMDLGDRMTPAEILEWEEQQLDQLVDFSSAKIDPAPFQLVEHTSLHKTHTIFSLLGLDHAYVTSIGRLVGMVSLKELRKAIEGSLTGKGVKVRPPLASFRDSTAGTSEPDTTALRQLWDRHQHHSMPREAGPRGDDEDDTPKGQ; encoded by the exons ATGGCCTCGGACAGCGAGGCGCAGCGGGCCCTGCAGTATGAGCAGACGCTG ATGTATGGACGCTACACCCAGGACCTGGGCACCTTTGCCAAGGATGAGGCGGCCCGGCTTCGGCTGCAACAGAGGCACGGGGAGGGGGGCTTCCCCCGGCTGCGCCGCCCCTCCGAGCTGCTGGAGTACACCCAGGGCCGCTGTGCCCCCTGCCGTG TCTGCACCTTGCAGTGCCAGCGGTTCCTCATCTCCAAGGTGGGTGAGGACTGGGTCTTCCTCATCCTTCTGGGGCTGGTCATGGCGCTGGTCAGCTGGGCCATGGACTTTGCCATTGCCACTTGCCTCCAAG CCCAGAAGTGGATGTATGGAGGCCTGGACACCAACGTGTTGCTGCAGTACTTGGCCTGGGTCACCTACCCCACTGTGCTCATCACCTTCTCAGCTGGCTTCACCCAGATCCTCGCACCCCAGGCCGTCG GCTCCGGGATCCCTGAGATGAAGACCATCCTGCGGGGCGTTGTGCTGAAGGAGTACCTCACCTTCAAGACCTTTGTGGCCAAGGTGATCGGGCTGACATGTGCCCTGGGCAGCGGCATGCCCCTGGGCAAGGAG GGTCCCTTTGTTCACATCGCCAGCATGTGTGCAGCCCTGCTCAGCcgctttctctctctctttgggGGCTTCTACGAG AATGAGGCGAGGAACATCGAAATGCTGGCGGCTGCCTGTGCCGTCGGTGTTGGCTGCTGCTTCGCTGCCCCTATTGGAG GCGTCCTCTTCAGCATTGAGGTCACCTCTACCTTCTTCGCTGTCCGCAACTACTGGCGAGGCTTCTTTGCTGCCACCTTCAGTGCCTTCATTTTCCGTGTTCTCGCCGTCTGGAACAAGGATGAAG AGACCATCACAGCGCTGTTCAAGACCCGCTTCCGCCTCGACTTCCCCTTCgacctgcaggagctgcccgCCTTCGCCGTTATCGG AATTGCCAGTGGCTTCGGGGGTGCGCTCTTCGTCTACCTCAACCGCAAGATCGTGCAATTCATGCGCCGCCAGAAGACCATCAACCGCTTCCTCATGAAAAA GCGcctgctcttccctgccttGGTGACACTGCTCATCTCTACACTGACCTTCCCGCCCGGCTTCGGACAGTTCATGGCTGGCCAG CTCACCCAGAAGGACACCCTGGTGACACTCTTTGACAATCAAACGTGGGCCAAGCAGGGGATCAGTGATGAGTTTGAGTACTTAGGCATCCTGGAGGCCTGGCGCCATCCCCGCTCCAACGTCTTTGTCACTCTTGTTGTCTTCATTCTCATGAAG TTCTGGATGTCAGCCCTGGCCACCACCATCCCAGTGCCCTGTGGAGCCTTCATGCCTGTGTTTGTCATTG GGGCAGCCTTTGGGCGCCTGGTGGGGGAGAGCATGGCAGCCTGGTTCCCTGATGGCATCCATGCTGACAGCAACATCTACCGCATCGTGCCG GGGGGCTACGCCGTGGTGG GGGCTGCCGCGCTGTCGGGCGCTGTCACCCACACAGTGTCTACGGCTGTCATCGTCTTTGAGCTGACAGGGCAAATCTCTCACATCCTGCCCGTCATGATTGCTGTCATCCTGGCCAATGCCGTGGCCCAGAGCCTCCAGCCCTCCCTCTACGACAGCATCATCCGCATCAAGAAGCTGCCCTACCTGCCCGAGCTGGGCTGGGGCCACCACGA GAAATACAATGTGCGGGTGGAGGACATCATGGTGCGGGACATCCGCTACGTCACCCTCAACTGCAAGTACCGGGACCTGCAGCACATCCTGCATGGCACGAAGATGAAGAGCCTGCCTCTGGTGGAGTCGGCTG AGTCCATGATCCTGCTGGGCTCCATCGAGCGGGCGCAGGTGGGGGCCCTGCTCAgccaccagctcagcccccagcgCCGGCTCCAGGCCCTGCGGCAGAAGGCGCTGGCCGAGGATGGGCACCGGCTCTCCGATGCCAGCATCCGCTTCCAG aTCAGCACCGACGCCTCCTCGGGCGCCCCAAGCCGCGCTGCGTCCCGCAAGCCCCTGAAGCCGGCGCTGAAGCGGGTGCCCAGTGGCACAGTCGAGACACCCCCAG ccggCACCACCGACCACTCTGGCATTGCCCTCAAGAGCCTCTTCTGTGCCAACACCACTGCAGAGCCCACTGAG GCCCAGGGCACGGCCTATCGCAAAGCCAAACACGTCCGCATTTCCATCACG GAGGAGATGGATCTGGGTGACAGGATGACCCCAGCGGAG ATCTTGGAGTGGGAGGAACAGCAGCTGGACCAGCTGGTGGACTTCAGCAGTGCCAAGATCGACCCCGCGCCCTTCCAGCTGGTGGAGCATACGTCCCTGCATAAG ACCCACACCATCTTCTCGCTGCTGGGGCTGGACCACGCGTACGTCACCAGCATTGGGCGCCTGGTGGGCATGGTGTCCCTCAAGGAG CTGCGCAAGGCCATCGAGGGCTCACTGACAGGCAAAGGGGTGAAGGTGCGCCCGCCACTCGCCAGCTTCCGCGACAGCACGGCCGGCACCAGTGAGCCCGACACCACCGCACTGCGCCAGCTCTGGGACCGCCACCAGCACCACTCCATGCCCCGCGAGGCTGGGCCCAGGGGCGACGATGAGGATGACACCCCCAAAGGCCAGTGA
- the LOC127387941 gene encoding heat shock protein beta-7-like, producing MASLSSAYRAIGTYVQGHGEPCFEGDRRHGHFGARAHEAFGYPGSPGTMCPCSLGTWVHAQGDTYQVVADVSQFEPPDIVVTTSNCHVAIQAEKVAEDGTVCDTFTHKCQLPEDMDPLSVSCALTETGTLVITARRRPGARPGEPPQPRYRSEATL from the exons ATGGCCTCCCTCAGCTCTGCGTACCGTGCCATCGGCACCTACGTCCAAGGCCACGGAGAGCCCTGCTTCGAGGGTGACCGGCGGCATGGCCACTTCGGGGCACGGGCACATGAGGCCTTCGGGTACCCAG GGTCTCCGGGCACCATGTGTCCCTGCAGCTTGGGCACCTGGGTGCACGCTCAAGGTGACACCTACCAGGTGGTGGCTGACGTCAGCCAGTTTGAACCTCCTGACATCGTGGTGACAACCTCCAACTGCCATGTTGCCATTCAGGCTGAGAAG GTGGCCGAGGATGGCACCGTCTGTGACACCTTCACCCACAAGTGCCAGCTGCCCGAGGACATGGACCCGCTGTCGGTGAGCTGTGCCCTGACGGAGACCGGCACGCTGGTCATCACCGCCCGGCGCCGCCCCGGTGCCCGTCCCGGCGAGCCCCCGCAGCCACGGTACCGCAGCGAGGCCACCTTGTGA
- the FAM131A gene encoding LOW QUALITY PROTEIN: protein FAM131A (The sequence of the model RefSeq protein was modified relative to this genomic sequence to represent the inferred CDS: inserted 2 bases in 1 codon), giving the protein MRPGGDAGGAEPAVVSAPGXPPGSMGCIGSKTTIVAVDTTLCVEWKEVKVLSPLSAARPLSRLARQASFDSQDFLQVNVEDTVEMLPKSRRALTIQEIAALARSSLHGISQVVKEHVTKPTAMAQGRVAHLIEWKGWCKPVEPPTALESAFNSYCHLSEGEQEARFAAGVAEQFAIAEAKLRAWSSVDGDDSNDESYDEDFVPSTESSQPTDLPGTVPASALLRDLLQGHLCQLGMRHGSCEPESDSSHTLSPETLCSSLCSLEMVSPSELTAKLLGSLGSEDLLLPKPPPPASQSALRGLARLRCQDSLYSVSYTEACLSPAEDEVVLSKDFPLHRKVSDVASSGVASLEEEEAEEP; this is encoded by the exons ATGCGGCCGGGGGGCGATGCGGGCGGCGCGGAGCCGGCGGTAGTGTCCGCACCGGG CCCCCCCGGGAGCATGGGCTGCATCGGCTCCAAAACCACCATCG TGGCAGTGGACACAACGCTGTGCGTGGAGTGGAAGGAGGTGAAAGTGCTGTCACCGCTGAGTGCCGCCCGCCCACTGTCCCGCCTGGCACGACAGGCCTCCTTCGACAGCCAGGACTTCCTCCAG GTCAATGTTGAGGACACTGTCGAGATGCTGCCCAAGTCGCGGCGCGCGCTGACCATCCAGGAGATCGCTGCCCTGGCCCGTTCCTCGCTGCACG GGATCTCGCAGGTGGTGAAGGAGCACGTGACGAAGCCGACAGCCATGGCGCAGGGCCGTGTTGCCCACCTCATTGAGTGGAAGGGCTGGTGCAAGCCAGTGGAGCCACCCACTGCTCTGGAGAGCGCCTTCAACTCCTATTGCCACCTGAGCGAGGGCGAGCAAGAGGCGCGCTTCGCTGCTG GTGTGGCAGAGCAGTTTGCCATTGCTGAGGCCAAGCTGCGAGCCTGGTCCTCAGTGGATGGGGATGACTCCAATGATGAGTCCTATGATGAGGACTTTGTACCCTCCACGGAGAGCTCCCAGCCCACCG ATCTGCCCGGCACGGTGCCTGCCAGCGCGCTGCTGCGAGACCTGCTGCAGGGCCACCTGTGCCAGCTGGGTATGCGACACGGCTCCTGTGAGCCTGAGAGTGACTCCTCACACACCCTCTCCCCTGAgaccctctgctccagcctctgcagcctggagaTGGTGTCCCCCTCTGAACTCACTGCCAAACTGCTGGGATCCCTGGGGAGCgaggacctgctgctgcccaagcCGCCCCCCCCGGCCAGCCAAAGTGCCTTGCGGGGTCTGGCACGGCTCCGGTGCCAGGACTCCCTCTACTCTGTGTCCTACACCGAAGCCTGCCTCTCACCTGCTGAGGACGAGGTGGTGCTGAGCAAGGACTTCCCACTCCACCGTAAAGTTTCTGACGTCGCCTCCTCTGGGGTGGCATcactggaggaggaggaggccgAAGAGCCCTGA